CCGCCGCCGAGATCGTGGACACGGCGAAGCGCACCGGCGCCCTTGTTAAGGGACCGATCCCGTTGCCGACCAAGATCGAGCGTTACACGCTGCAGAGCTCGCCGCACGCCGACAAAAAGGCGCGCGATCAGTTCGAGATCC
The Gammaproteobacteria bacterium DNA segment above includes these coding regions:
- the rpsJ gene encoding 30S ribosomal protein S10 — protein: MVDTAKRTGALVKGPIPLPTKIERYTLQSSPHADKKARDQFEIRTHKRIMDIIEPTEKTVDALMKLDLAAGVDVEIKLS